Proteins encoded in a region of the Streptomyces sp. NBC_01298 genome:
- a CDS encoding LCP family protein — translation MPQPHRPTRPALPARSARPSQRAPRPGGPAGPRKGGDRPQDRPRWGVRLAAGLSVLVLGSGALGHAVMTGLDTGIQRVDPFKDMKNRPQAGHGVNFLLVGTDGRDKITAEEKREYRLGGAPCHCTDTVMLVHLSADRARASVISLPRDSFVELPAHVDGSSGKPHGAHPVKLNAAYAEGGPQLTVRTVESMTRVKIDHYLEVDFTSFMKTVDAMGGVEICTAKTMKDPNTGLDLLPGTHRLSGGQALQYVRSRHVDGASDLGRMQRQQRFIAALIKQATGGGVLLNPVKFKQVSSTLLSSVRADRGFGSEQMLALGQAMRDFTPSSSEFASVPVGNPSFPVKGIGSTVKWDEAKAAKLFQALRDDRPLSPAPAPGKPVRRQPAVPVDVPPGQVRVQVENGTRIDGLGTRVDSALRATGFDTTRAPGNGASRDVKRTVITYDPRWDRSARTVSTALPGSEMRAVRGQGRTVVVIAGADYRKVVAVRAEDPYQGEFGVVTGDQVVCGGS, via the coding sequence GTGCCCCAGCCGCACCGTCCCACCCGACCCGCCCTGCCCGCCCGGTCCGCCCGGCCGTCGCAGCGCGCGCCGCGGCCCGGCGGTCCGGCCGGGCCCCGGAAGGGCGGGGACCGGCCGCAGGACAGACCCCGCTGGGGCGTCCGGCTCGCCGCGGGGCTGTCCGTGCTCGTCCTGGGCTCGGGGGCGCTGGGGCACGCCGTGATGACCGGGCTGGACACCGGGATCCAGCGCGTGGACCCCTTCAAGGACATGAAGAACCGGCCGCAGGCCGGGCACGGGGTGAACTTCCTGCTCGTCGGCACCGACGGCCGCGACAAGATCACCGCCGAGGAGAAGCGCGAGTACCGCCTGGGCGGCGCGCCCTGCCACTGCACCGACACCGTCATGCTCGTCCACCTCTCGGCGGACCGGGCGCGGGCCAGCGTGATCAGCCTCCCCCGGGACAGCTTCGTGGAACTGCCCGCGCACGTGGACGGCTCCAGCGGCAAACCGCACGGGGCCCACCCCGTGAAGCTGAACGCCGCCTACGCCGAGGGCGGGCCCCAGCTGACCGTGCGCACCGTCGAGAGCATGACCCGCGTGAAGATCGACCACTACCTGGAGGTGGACTTCACCAGCTTCATGAAGACGGTCGACGCCATGGGCGGCGTGGAGATCTGCACCGCCAAGACCATGAAGGACCCCAACACCGGCCTCGACCTGCTCCCCGGCACCCACCGGCTCAGCGGCGGCCAGGCCCTGCAGTACGTGCGCTCGCGCCATGTCGACGGGGCCTCGGACCTGGGCCGGATGCAGCGCCAGCAGCGGTTCATCGCGGCCCTGATCAAGCAGGCCACGGGCGGCGGGGTGCTGCTCAACCCCGTCAAGTTCAAGCAGGTCAGCTCCACCCTGCTGAGCTCGGTCCGGGCCGACCGGGGCTTCGGCTCCGAGCAGATGCTGGCGCTCGGACAGGCGATGCGCGATTTCACCCCCTCGTCCTCGGAGTTCGCCTCAGTGCCCGTCGGCAACCCCTCCTTCCCGGTCAAGGGCATCGGCTCCACGGTGAAATGGGACGAGGCGAAGGCCGCGAAGCTCTTCCAGGCGCTGCGCGACGACCGGCCGCTGTCCCCGGCCCCCGCCCCCGGCAAGCCGGTGCGCCGGCAGCCGGCGGTGCCGGTGGACGTGCCTCCGGGGCAGGTCCGGGTGCAGGTGGAGAACGGCACCCGGATCGACGGGCTGGGCACCCGGGTGGACTCGGCGCTGCGCGCCACCGGCTTCGACACCACCCGGGCTCCGGGGAACGGCGCGAGCCGGGACGTCAAGCGCACGGTGATCACGTACGACCCGCGCTGGGACCGGTCGGCCCGTACGGTGTCCACCGCGCTGCCCGGCAGTGAGATGCGGGCCGTGCGGGGGCAGGGGCGGACCGTGGTGGTGATCGCGGGCGCGGACTACCGCAAGGTGGTGGCGGTGCGCGCGGAGGACCCGTACCAGGGCGAGTTCGGTGTGGTCACCGGCGACCAGGTGGTCTGCGGCGGCTCCTGA
- a CDS encoding glycosyltransferase family 2 protein: MPAQQPAVSVIMPVLNEERHLRDSVHHILGQEYGGEMEVVIALGPSKDRTDEIAAELVREDPRVHTVPNPTGRTPAALNAAIQASRHPIVVRVDGHGMLSPNYIATAVRLLEETGAQNVGGIMHAEGENPWEDAVAAAMTSKIGVGNAAFHTGGKAGPADTVYLGVFRREALEAAGGYNVEFIRAQDWELNFRIREAGGLIWFSPELKVQYRPRPSVRALAKQYKDYGRWRHVVARYHAGSINLRYLAPPAAVCAIAAGLVVGAAVTPWAFVLPAGYLAAITAGSVPAGKGLSLKARLRIPVALATMHVCWGYGFLTSPRSLAAKVIASRRPSVSRDPAGL, from the coding sequence ATGCCCGCCCAGCAGCCCGCAGTCTCGGTGATCATGCCGGTGCTCAACGAGGAGCGCCATCTGCGCGACTCGGTCCACCACATCCTCGGACAGGAGTACGGGGGTGAGATGGAAGTGGTGATCGCCCTCGGGCCGTCCAAGGACCGTACGGACGAGATCGCCGCCGAGCTGGTGAGGGAAGACCCGCGCGTCCACACCGTCCCGAACCCCACCGGCCGCACCCCCGCCGCCCTCAACGCGGCCATCCAGGCCTCCCGGCACCCGATCGTGGTGCGCGTGGACGGCCACGGAATGCTCTCCCCGAACTACATCGCCACCGCGGTCCGTCTCCTGGAGGAGACCGGCGCGCAGAACGTCGGCGGCATCATGCACGCCGAGGGCGAGAACCCCTGGGAGGACGCCGTCGCCGCCGCGATGACCTCGAAGATCGGCGTCGGCAACGCGGCCTTCCACACCGGTGGCAAGGCCGGCCCCGCCGACACCGTCTACCTCGGGGTGTTCCGGCGGGAGGCCCTGGAGGCCGCCGGCGGGTACAACGTGGAGTTCATCCGCGCGCAGGACTGGGAGCTGAACTTCCGCATCCGCGAGGCCGGCGGCCTGATCTGGTTCTCGCCGGAGCTGAAGGTCCAGTACCGGCCGCGCCCCTCGGTGCGGGCGCTCGCCAAGCAGTACAAGGACTACGGGCGCTGGCGCCACGTGGTGGCCCGCTACCACGCGGGCTCCATCAACCTGCGCTACCTCGCCCCGCCGGCCGCCGTCTGCGCGATCGCCGCCGGTCTGGTCGTCGGCGCGGCCGTCACCCCGTGGGCCTTCGTCCTCCCGGCGGGCTACCTCGCGGCGATCACCGCGGGCTCCGTCCCGGCCGGCAAGGGGCTGTCCCTCAAGGCCCGGCTGCGCATCCCCGTCGCGCTGGCGACCATGCACGTGTGCTGGGGCTACGGCTTCCTGACCAGCCCGCGCTCGCTCGCCGCCAAGGTCATCGCGAGCCGCCGCCCGTCGGTGAGCCGGGACCCCGCGGGGCTCTGA
- a CDS encoding TIGR03089 family protein — MNATDRTPADLLRSALAADPGRPLVTFYDDATGERVELSVATFANWVAKTANLLQGDLGAEPGDRLALLLPAHWQSAVWLLACASVGVVVEVGGDPGGADLVVSGPDTLEEAAACSGERVALALRPLGGRFPQPPAGFADYAVEVPGQGDRFAPFQPVDADGPGLVVGGEELSYARICERAREDAVKLGFGEGARVLSRQGYDSWEGLSAGLYAALATGGSVVLCRNAEGLADAALAQRIESERVTHTA, encoded by the coding sequence GTGAACGCCACTGACCGCACCCCTGCCGACCTGCTGCGATCCGCGCTCGCCGCCGATCCCGGCCGCCCGCTCGTCACCTTCTACGACGACGCCACGGGCGAGCGCGTCGAATTGTCCGTCGCCACCTTCGCCAATTGGGTGGCCAAGACCGCCAATCTGCTCCAGGGCGACCTGGGCGCCGAGCCCGGCGACCGGCTCGCCCTGCTGCTCCCCGCGCACTGGCAGAGCGCCGTGTGGCTGCTCGCCTGTGCCTCGGTCGGGGTCGTGGTGGAGGTGGGCGGGGATCCGGGCGGCGCCGATCTCGTGGTGAGCGGCCCGGACACGCTGGAGGAGGCCGCCGCGTGCTCCGGCGAGCGGGTGGCGCTCGCGCTGCGGCCGCTGGGCGGGCGCTTCCCGCAGCCGCCGGCCGGCTTCGCCGACTACGCCGTGGAGGTGCCGGGGCAGGGCGACCGGTTCGCGCCCTTCCAGCCCGTGGACGCGGACGGCCCGGGCCTGGTGGTCGGCGGTGAGGAGCTCTCGTACGCCCGGATCTGCGAGCGGGCCCGCGAGGACGCGGTGAAGCTCGGCTTCGGCGAAGGTGCCCGGGTGCTGTCCCGGCAGGGCTACGACAGCTGGGAGGGGCTCTCGGCCGGGCTCTACGCGGCCTTGGCCACGGGCGGCTCCGTGGTGCTGTGCCGCAACGCGGAGGGGCTCGCGGACGCTGCCCTGGCGCAGCGGATCGAGAGCGAGCGGGTCACCCACACGGCCTGA
- a CDS encoding SGNH/GDSL hydrolase family protein, with amino-acid sequence MNRRSAVFAGVAGLAGIAVAVPLLTPSSGKAAPAAMVPPFPTASSEASPGASSAARAPRTLRVMPLGASTTAGVGSSDFGGYRLPLGRLVAARPEYAIDFVGSRAQGPMEDNQHEGHPGYTVGRIRAGVDRWIEAANPDVVLLHIGLNNLNRGGDPDQAADEAGELVDRIFTLRPGITVIMQGLVPSTPGSKDQDISGAIAEYNRNLKRIETREQGAGRHFRFVKAPWLTPADRADATTPAELADGLHPNDTGYAKVADAFFEAMERAHSDGWFGK; translated from the coding sequence ATGAACCGCCGATCGGCCGTGTTCGCAGGCGTCGCCGGCCTCGCAGGAATAGCCGTCGCGGTTCCGCTGCTGACGCCGTCCTCCGGGAAGGCCGCCCCCGCCGCCATGGTCCCGCCGTTCCCGACGGCCTCCTCCGAGGCCTCGCCCGGGGCCTCCTCCGCCGCGCGAGCGCCCCGCACCCTGCGCGTCATGCCCCTCGGGGCCTCGACGACCGCCGGTGTGGGGAGCTCCGACTTCGGCGGCTACCGGCTGCCGCTGGGGCGCCTGGTCGCGGCCCGGCCGGAGTACGCCATCGACTTCGTCGGCTCCCGGGCCCAGGGCCCCATGGAGGACAACCAGCACGAGGGGCACCCCGGGTACACCGTCGGCCGCATCCGTGCCGGGGTCGACCGGTGGATCGAGGCCGCGAACCCCGACGTGGTGCTGCTGCACATCGGACTGAACAACCTGAACCGCGGCGGCGACCCCGACCAGGCCGCGGACGAGGCCGGGGAACTGGTCGACCGGATCTTCACCCTGCGCCCGGGGATCACCGTCATCATGCAGGGCCTGGTCCCCTCGACCCCCGGCTCGAAGGACCAGGACATCTCCGGGGCCATCGCGGAGTACAACCGGAACCTCAAGCGGATCGAGACCCGGGAACAGGGCGCGGGCCGGCACTTCCGCTTCGTCAAGGCCCCCTGGCTGACCCCCGCGGACCGGGCGGACGCGACCACGCCGGCCGAGCTGGCCGACGGCCTGCACCCGAACGACACCGGGTACGCGAAGGTGGCGGACGCCTTCTTCGAGGCGATGGAGCGGGCCCACTCGGACGGCTGGTTCGGGAAGTGA
- a CDS encoding acyl-CoA thioesterase, with protein sequence MTEISGELPGKPISASRTTLSHIMTANDTNLLGTVHGGVIMKLVDDAAGAVAGRHSGGPAVTASMDEMAFLAPVRVGDLVHVKAQCNWTGRSSMEIGVRVLAERWNESTPATQVGSAYLVFAAVDAEGKPRQVPPVLPETERDERRYQEAQIRRTHRLARRQAIRDLREERSAQGLDADV encoded by the coding sequence ATGACAGAGATATCGGGCGAGCTGCCGGGAAAGCCGATCTCGGCTTCCCGCACCACCCTGAGCCACATCATGACCGCCAATGACACCAACCTGCTCGGTACGGTGCACGGCGGAGTGATCATGAAGCTGGTGGACGACGCGGCCGGCGCCGTGGCCGGCCGCCACTCCGGCGGCCCGGCGGTCACCGCCTCCATGGACGAGATGGCCTTCCTCGCCCCGGTCCGCGTCGGCGACCTCGTCCACGTCAAGGCCCAGTGCAACTGGACCGGCCGCTCCTCGATGGAGATCGGCGTACGCGTTCTCGCGGAGCGGTGGAACGAGTCCACCCCCGCCACCCAGGTCGGCAGCGCCTACCTCGTCTTCGCCGCGGTCGACGCCGAGGGCAAGCCCCGCCAGGTTCCCCCGGTCCTCCCCGAGACCGAGCGGGACGAGCGGCGCTACCAGGAGGCCCAGATCCGCCGCACCCACCGGCTCGCCCGCCGCCAGGCCATCCGCGACCTGCGGGAAGAGCGGTCCGCGCAGGGGCTGGACGCCGACGTCTAG
- a CDS encoding LCP family protein, whose protein sequence is MRHSSVQGEGAPGRAGDGISGAGTRPTATSAVPAPRSGSGRGGGAGGGRRPTRRGRRILRWTALVLALLILGTAAAGYLYYRHLNGNIRSGQRLSGDSGVARGEADAAGRRPINILMLGSDVRDEENAKLGGDWDNIGGPARADVQMLIHISADRKNASVTSVPRDTIVDIPECSDPKTGAKYKATKMMINESFSRGGPGCTLATWEKMANVYIDHWMTIDFVGVVSMADAIGGVDVCVNQNVFDQSEPGSGTGGSGLKLKAGTTRVQGQQALQWLRTRHAFGSDMARAKAQHMYMNSMMRGLKSQNAFTDLPRLTGLAEAATKALEVSEEIGTVKKLLDLALLLKDVPINRITSTTIPVLTAPSDKDRLILDPKDAPKVWELLREDVAMDKNGDPAPAASASASTPAPTTQPSSAPPASAPGKIAVQVVNGTGSGAKPVPKRATAIAGQLVGKGFTLAKADGALIPEKATVVRYATDAQAADAQSVAAALGIPATSVQKAASAAKITVLVGADWREGNVYPQQAPPEAGDVPESADVLNATDTSCMDIYKPFRW, encoded by the coding sequence GTGAGGCACAGCAGCGTGCAAGGGGAGGGGGCGCCGGGCCGGGCCGGCGACGGCATATCCGGCGCCGGCACCCGTCCGACGGCCACCAGTGCCGTACCCGCACCGAGGTCCGGCTCAGGCCGGGGCGGGGGCGCGGGCGGCGGCCGGCGCCCGACCCGGCGGGGGCGCCGCATACTGCGCTGGACGGCCTTGGTCCTCGCGCTGCTCATACTCGGGACGGCGGCGGCCGGTTACCTCTACTACCGCCACCTCAACGGCAACATCCGCAGCGGCCAGCGCCTGAGCGGCGACAGCGGGGTCGCCAGGGGCGAGGCCGATGCCGCGGGCCGGCGCCCGATCAACATCCTGATGCTCGGCTCCGACGTCCGCGACGAGGAGAACGCGAAGCTCGGCGGGGACTGGGACAACATCGGCGGCCCCGCGCGGGCCGACGTGCAGATGCTGATCCACATATCGGCCGACCGGAAGAACGCCTCGGTGACCTCCGTGCCGCGCGACACGATCGTGGACATCCCTGAGTGCTCCGATCCCAAGACGGGCGCGAAGTACAAGGCCACCAAGATGATGATCAACGAGAGCTTCTCGCGCGGGGGTCCGGGCTGCACCCTGGCCACCTGGGAGAAGATGGCCAACGTCTACATCGACCACTGGATGACGATCGACTTCGTCGGGGTCGTGAGCATGGCCGACGCGATCGGCGGCGTGGACGTCTGCGTCAACCAGAACGTCTTCGACCAGTCGGAGCCGGGGTCGGGTACGGGTGGCTCCGGCCTCAAGCTGAAGGCCGGTACCACCAGGGTCCAGGGCCAGCAGGCGCTCCAGTGGCTGCGCACCCGGCACGCCTTCGGCAGTGACATGGCCCGGGCCAAGGCGCAGCACATGTACATGAACTCGATGATGCGCGGGCTCAAGAGCCAGAACGCCTTCACCGACCTGCCCCGCCTCACGGGCCTGGCGGAGGCGGCGACGAAGGCGCTGGAGGTGTCGGAGGAGATCGGGACGGTCAAGAAGCTCCTCGACCTCGCCCTGCTGCTCAAGGACGTCCCGATCAACCGCATCACGTCGACCACGATCCCGGTGCTGACGGCCCCGAGCGACAAGGACCGGCTGATCCTCGACCCCAAGGACGCCCCGAAGGTGTGGGAGCTGCTCCGCGAGGACGTGGCCATGGACAAGAACGGCGATCCGGCGCCCGCCGCGAGCGCGTCGGCGTCCACCCCCGCGCCGACCACGCAGCCGTCCTCCGCGCCGCCGGCCTCCGCCCCCGGAAAGATCGCCGTGCAGGTGGTCAACGGCACGGGATCCGGTGCGAAGCCCGTGCCCAAGCGGGCCACGGCCATCGCGGGCCAGCTCGTCGGCAAGGGGTTCACCCTGGCCAAGGCGGACGGCGCGCTCATCCCGGAGAAGGCGACGGTCGTCCGTTACGCCACGGACGCCCAGGCCGCCGACGCGCAGAGCGTGGCCGCGGCGCTCGGCATCCCCGCCACCTCGGTGCAGAAGGCGGCCTCGGCGGCCAAGATCACGGTCCTGGTGGGCGCCGACTGGCGCGAGGGCAACGTCTACCCGCAGCAGGCGCCGCCCGAGGCCGGCGACGTCCCGGAATCGGCCGACGTGCTCAACGCCACGGACACCAGCTGCATGGACATCTACAAGCCGTTCCGCTGGTGA
- a CDS encoding LCP family protein produces MSDWDGWSGEQDQRGRRDDGYGRGSGQAEPEGAQRMRHVQRPGPQASRQPQQPPQPRQPPRRPGRPPAGPAYVPPQQDGSYDGGGTYDSGYNTGQVYGGGGQPPAGPRGRGPGGPGGPARPAGPAPDWRKRIKIGSIVLVAGLLVTGIGTYFWADSNVRREVDLSKVIERPKEGDCTTYLIVGSDSREGMSAEDKKKLHTGSAEGKRTDSMMILAKCSSGNTMISLPRDSDVEIPSFIGSESGKKFAGTGKRTKLNAAYAQDGPELLVRTVEFNTGLRIDHYAEIGFAGFANIVDALGGVELNIEKGFKDEKSGADFKEGTQTLNGEQSLAYVRTRYAFAESDLQRTKNQQRFLSALASQAATPSTILNPFALYPVLGAGLDTLIVDKDMGLYDMGSMFFAMKGISGGDGVSMNMPISGQRGGNLVWDKAKVQQLVQQIQKDEKVTVRGN; encoded by the coding sequence ATGAGTGACTGGGACGGGTGGAGCGGCGAGCAGGACCAGCGTGGCCGCCGCGATGACGGGTACGGCCGCGGCAGCGGCCAGGCGGAGCCGGAAGGCGCACAGCGGATGAGGCACGTCCAGCGGCCCGGCCCCCAGGCGTCCCGGCAGCCGCAGCAGCCGCCGCAGCCCCGGCAGCCCCCGCGCCGTCCGGGCCGGCCGCCGGCCGGGCCGGCTTACGTGCCTCCGCAGCAGGACGGCTCGTACGACGGCGGCGGCACCTACGACAGCGGCTACAACACCGGTCAGGTCTACGGCGGCGGCGGCCAGCCGCCCGCCGGGCCGCGCGGGCGCGGTCCCGGTGGCCCCGGCGGCCCGGCCCGGCCGGCGGGCCCGGCGCCGGACTGGCGCAAGCGGATCAAGATCGGCTCGATCGTGCTGGTCGCCGGCCTGCTCGTGACGGGCATCGGCACCTACTTCTGGGCCGACTCCAACGTGCGCCGCGAGGTCGACCTCTCCAAGGTCATCGAGCGCCCGAAGGAGGGCGACTGCACGACGTACCTGATCGTGGGCTCCGACAGCCGTGAGGGCATGTCCGCCGAGGACAAGAAGAAGCTCCACACGGGCTCGGCCGAGGGCAAGCGCACCGACTCGATGATGATCCTCGCCAAGTGCTCCAGCGGGAACACGATGATCTCCCTGCCCCGCGACTCCGACGTGGAGATCCCCTCCTTCATCGGCTCGGAGTCGGGCAAGAAGTTCGCGGGCACGGGCAAGCGGACCAAGCTGAACGCGGCGTACGCGCAGGACGGCCCGGAGCTGCTGGTGCGGACCGTGGAGTTCAACACCGGGCTGCGCATCGACCACTACGCGGAGATCGGCTTCGCCGGCTTCGCGAACATCGTGGACGCGCTGGGCGGGGTGGAGCTGAACATCGAGAAGGGGTTCAAGGACGAGAAGTCCGGGGCCGACTTCAAGGAGGGCACCCAGACGCTGAACGGCGAGCAGTCGCTGGCCTACGTACGGACCCGCTACGCCTTCGCCGAGTCGGACCTCCAGCGGACCAAGAACCAGCAGAGGTTCCTGTCGGCGCTGGCGAGCCAGGCGGCGACCCCCTCGACGATCCTGAACCCGTTCGCGCTGTACCCGGTGCTGGGCGCGGGCCTGGACACGCTGATCGTGGACAAGGACATGGGGCTCTACGACATGGGGTCGATGTTCTTCGCGATGAAGGGCATCAGCGGGGGTGACGGCGTGTCCATGAACATGCCGATCTCCGGTCAGCGCGGCGGCAACCTCGTCTGGGACAAGGCCAAGGTGCAGCAGCTGGTGCAGCAGATCCAGAAGGACGAGAAGGTCACCGTCCGCGGGAACTGA
- a CDS encoding LCP family protein has product MDAQSRGRADEIDPADQWVLNPRTGNYELRLEQSAAQAPSQRRAPGTTPPRRTPGSPASPAGPAVPGPRRGDAPPGGRRGARPRRGGGGGRRKKILVVTGGTLAFLLVGGSIAGYLYYDHLNGNLNVTDVGDAGTSGGFSKDQPINILVIGTDKRSGAGNEGYGDAGSVGHADTTILFHVAKDRSNATALSIPRDLITDVPTCPTKQPDGSTKDIPGERGARFNTSLGQAGRDPGCTMRTVKELTGIQVDHFMMADFNAVKNLSTAVGGVPVCVAKDVNDKDSKLKLTAGEHRLQGEQALAFVRTRHAFGQRSDLDRIKTQQQFLGSMMREMKSKETLTSPQKFLSLAEAATKSLSVDSGIGSIAKLTDLAGELKGIDLKNITFTTLPVIDNPAEPVGSKATVVVKQAQAEPLLQMIRGDVSLTEVEKKEQAAKDAAASDAKAKLDALMQGPRAAAADVRVEVYNGGGPAGSASGTLNWLQNTKGVPKSSNLGNAPAKVAATQLEYAPNQADQARALAEMMGLPATALKMGTADAAPKTPMKLTLGADFKGAGVSLTAPQQAPEGVQRVEADKSVCAK; this is encoded by the coding sequence GTGGATGCGCAAAGCCGTGGACGGGCCGACGAGATCGACCCCGCAGACCAGTGGGTGCTGAACCCCCGCACCGGCAACTACGAGCTGCGACTGGAGCAATCCGCTGCGCAAGCGCCCTCGCAGCGGCGCGCGCCCGGCACGACACCACCCCGCAGAACCCCCGGCTCCCCGGCTTCCCCCGCCGGTCCCGCCGTTCCCGGACCGCGCCGCGGTGACGCCCCGCCCGGAGGCCGGCGCGGCGCACGTCCCCGCAGGGGCGGAGGCGGCGGGCGGCGCAAGAAGATCCTGGTCGTCACCGGCGGAACGCTGGCGTTCCTGCTGGTCGGCGGGTCGATCGCCGGGTACCTCTATTACGACCACCTGAACGGCAACCTCAACGTCACCGACGTCGGTGACGCGGGTACGAGCGGCGGGTTCAGCAAGGACCAGCCGATCAACATCCTCGTCATCGGCACGGACAAGCGCAGCGGCGCGGGCAACGAGGGGTACGGGGACGCCGGCAGCGTCGGGCACGCCGACACCACGATCCTCTTCCACGTCGCGAAGGACCGCTCCAACGCCACCGCGCTGTCCATCCCGCGCGACCTGATCACCGATGTGCCGACCTGTCCGACCAAGCAGCCGGACGGCTCGACGAAGGACATCCCCGGCGAGCGCGGAGCCCGCTTCAACACCAGCCTGGGGCAGGCGGGGCGCGACCCGGGCTGCACGATGCGCACGGTCAAGGAGCTCACCGGGATCCAGGTCGACCACTTCATGATGGCCGACTTCAACGCGGTGAAGAACCTGAGCACGGCGGTCGGCGGCGTACCGGTCTGCGTGGCGAAGGACGTGAACGACAAGGACTCCAAGCTCAAGCTGACGGCGGGCGAGCACCGGCTGCAGGGCGAACAGGCGCTGGCCTTCGTACGGACCCGGCACGCCTTCGGCCAGCGCAGCGACCTCGACCGCATCAAGACCCAGCAGCAGTTCCTGGGTTCGATGATGCGGGAGATGAAGTCGAAGGAGACCCTGACCAGTCCGCAGAAGTTCCTCTCCCTCGCCGAGGCGGCCACCAAATCGCTGAGCGTGGACTCGGGCATAGGGTCGATCGCCAAACTCACCGATCTCGCGGGCGAGTTGAAGGGCATCGACCTGAAGAACATCACCTTCACCACGCTCCCGGTCATCGACAATCCGGCGGAGCCGGTCGGCTCGAAGGCCACAGTGGTGGTCAAGCAGGCACAGGCGGAGCCCCTGCTCCAGATGATCCGGGGCGACGTCTCGCTGACCGAGGTCGAGAAGAAGGAACAGGCCGCGAAGGACGCTGCCGCCTCGGACGCGAAGGCCAAGCTGGACGCCCTGATGCAGGGTCCCCGCGCGGCGGCCGCGGACGTCCGGGTGGAGGTCTACAACGGCGGCGGACCGGCCGGATCCGCGTCCGGCACCCTGAACTGGCTGCAGAACACCAAGGGGGTGCCCAAGTCCAGCAACCTGGGCAACGCGCCCGCCAAGGTGGCGGCCACGCAGCTGGAGTACGCGCCCAACCAGGCCGATCAGGCCAGGGCGTTGGCGGAGATGATGGGCCTGCCGGCGACGGCGCTGAAGATGGGCACGGCCGACGCCGCGCCCAAGACGCCGATGAAGCTGACGCTCGGTGCGGATTTCAAGGGGGCGGGAGTCTCGTTGACGGCGCCTCAGCAGGCGCCCGAGGGCGTCCAGCGGGTGGAGGCGGACAAGTCCGTCTGCGCCAAGTGA
- a CDS encoding LCP family protein encodes MTDSAGIPGGTDAAGGDKPPNVRRRRRLLRWIGLGTGLFVVAGAGTGWWIYSKLDGNIAEDTSAAAELRRYEKERPAHLAGGAQNILLIGSDSRTGAGNARYGQDQGTQRSDTTILLHLPADRKSATAVSIPRDLMTEIPACLKPDGSRTREQFAQFNWAFEWGGTACTIRTVEAMTGIRVDHHMVLDFSGFKKMVDAIGGVEVCLRRPVDDTEAKLKLPAGRQTLQGEQALGFVRARHSLGNGSDTERMERQQAFLGSLVKKVQSNGVLLNPARLYPLLDAATSAVTTDPGLASLRGLYELVRGVRDIPTEQIKFLTVPRRPYAADLNRDELRQPDATQLFQRLRSDQPLTIAPPAATPQPAAAAADDEADGNEADGTTSGTTSGTGGRPGTAEPSTPVPTFTGTTAGVADCR; translated from the coding sequence GTGACGGACAGCGCGGGCATACCGGGCGGCACCGATGCGGCCGGAGGCGACAAGCCTCCGAACGTCCGCAGGCGGCGCCGGCTGCTGCGCTGGATCGGGCTCGGGACCGGCCTGTTCGTCGTCGCCGGAGCGGGCACGGGCTGGTGGATCTACTCCAAGCTCGACGGGAACATCGCCGAGGACACCTCGGCCGCCGCCGAGCTGCGGCGCTACGAGAAGGAGCGCCCGGCGCACCTGGCGGGCGGCGCGCAGAACATCCTGCTGATCGGCTCGGACTCGCGCACCGGCGCGGGCAACGCCCGGTACGGGCAGGACCAGGGCACCCAGCGCTCGGACACCACGATCCTGCTGCACCTGCCGGCGGACCGGAAGAGCGCGACGGCGGTGTCGATACCGCGGGACCTGATGACGGAGATACCCGCGTGCCTGAAGCCGGACGGCAGCCGGACCAGGGAGCAGTTCGCCCAGTTCAACTGGGCCTTCGAGTGGGGCGGGACCGCCTGCACGATCCGGACGGTGGAGGCGATGACCGGGATCCGGGTCGATCACCACATGGTGCTGGACTTCAGCGGCTTCAAGAAGATGGTGGACGCCATAGGCGGGGTCGAGGTGTGCCTGCGGCGGCCGGTGGACGACACCGAGGCCAAGCTGAAGCTGCCGGCGGGCCGGCAGACCCTGCAGGGCGAGCAGGCGCTGGGCTTCGTACGGGCGCGCCACAGCCTGGGCAACGGCAGTGACACCGAGCGGATGGAGCGCCAGCAGGCGTTCCTCGGGTCGCTCGTCAAGAAGGTGCAGAGCAACGGGGTGCTGCTCAATCCGGCCCGGCTGTACCCGCTGCTGGACGCGGCGACCTCCGCGGTGACGACCGACCCGGGGCTCGCCTCGCTGCGCGGGCTGTACGAGCTCGTCCGGGGCGTACGAGACATCCCGACCGAGCAGATCAAGTTCCTCACGGTGCCGCGCCGGCCGTACGCCGCCGACCTCAACCGGGACGAGCTGCGGCAGCCGGACGCGACCCAGCTCTTCCAGCGGCTGCGGTCGGACCAGCCGCTCACCATCGCCCCGCCCGCGGCCACACCCCAGCCCGCCGCGGCCGCGGCCGACGACGAGGCGGACGGCAACGAGGCGGACGGCACTACCAGCGGCACCACGAGCGGCACCGGGGGCCGCCCGGGAACCGCGGAGCCCTCCACGCCCGTCCCCACCTTCACCGGCACCACGGCCGGAGTGGCCGACTGCCGGTAA